The Helianthus annuus cultivar XRQ/B chromosome 16, HanXRQr2.0-SUNRISE, whole genome shotgun sequence genome includes a window with the following:
- the LOC110919213 gene encoding uncharacterized protein LOC110919213, which translates to MDHVPSVGRSGGVVSIWDPSVLKVHDSIKHSNFLLTLGVLKGSNKAINIINVYAPQKVPLEKALWDEIGSVMGNYTGRRVILGDFNTVRWKEERRNSNFNNNCALNFNNFIYDNGLREYDMKGRRFTYLNDNGNKQSNIDRVLVSQDFFSDCPVACLRALPRVHSDHCPIILVCADKNFGPKPFRIFNSWLEIKDFDGVVNKEIVNMGGGGGDADVALMKKFRAIGEEEEWAKAECLKYIKELEEYKVKDLKQIASVKSDMEGDENSAFFHGYINSRRACNNIPG; encoded by the exons ATGGACCATGTTCCGTCGGTTGGAAGATCTGGAGGGGTGGTGAGCATCTGGGATCCTAGCGTTTTAAAGGTACACGATTCTATTAAACATTCCAATTTTCTGTTAACGTTGGGAGTGTTGAAGGGTAGCAATAAGGCGATAAATATTATCAATGTTTATGCTCCTCAAAAAGTCCCTCTTGAAAAGGCTTTATGGGATGAAATTGGGTCGGTTATGGGTAATTACACGGGGCGGAGGGTTATTTTGGGTGATTTTAATACGGTCCGATGGAAGGAGGAAAGAAGGAACTCTAATTTTAACAATAATTGTGCGTTAAACtttaataattttatttatgACAACGGGTTAAGGGAATATGACATGAAAGGGAGGAGATTTACGTATCTTAATGATAATGGTAATAAACAAAGTAATATCGATCGTGTTTTGGTTAGTCAAGATTTTTTTTCTGATTGTCCGGTGGCTTGCCTGAGGGCTTTACCAAGGGTTCACTCGGATCATTGTCCAATTATTCTGGTCTGTGCGGACAAAAACTTCGGCCCCAAACCTTTCAGAATATTCAATTCTTGGTTGGAGATTAAAGATTTTGATGGTGTGGTTAATAAGGAGATTGTTAAtatggggggtgggggaggggacGCAGATGTGGCGCTTATGAAGAAATTTAGAGCGATCGGGGAGG AGGAGGAATGGGCCAAAGCAGAATGCTTGAAATATATTAAGGAGTTGGAAGAGTATAAAGTCAAAGATCTCAAGCAAATAGCAAGCGTTAAGTCGGATATGGAAGGGGACGAAAACTCGGCTTTCTTTCATGGGTACATCAATAGTAGAAGGGCTTGTAACAATATTCCGGGCTGA